In Mycobacterium sp. Aquia_216, a genomic segment contains:
- a CDS encoding alpha/beta fold hydrolase → MTSSPASREAAVPHWTDIDWAPSIANRVINGLRLQYLDYGTGPAVVLLHGMASSWQWWLENIPALAQQHRVIAVDLPGFGQSEPLPAPAEMATHARTVLDLLTELGIESATISGHSMGGLVAIEMFKADPQRTSNLILVDSGGVPMSERRLAAILVVLRLCSAILRRRFVRRALASKVWVRRIALRAAFRDPRAMSPELAAVSMPVFGGPGSVNAIPAAARSVHATVPESITCPVLLVWGEHDVVVPPVSAYQMHDKLLDCELAVFSGSGHSPMVEFPDQFNDLTLKFLAARKSSGSQRHQVS, encoded by the coding sequence ATGACGTCGTCACCGGCCAGTCGGGAGGCAGCTGTTCCGCACTGGACTGACATCGACTGGGCTCCGTCGATCGCGAATCGCGTGATCAACGGCCTGCGGTTGCAGTACCTCGACTACGGCACGGGCCCGGCTGTAGTTTTGTTACACGGCATGGCCTCCAGTTGGCAATGGTGGCTTGAGAACATTCCTGCACTGGCACAGCAGCACCGTGTCATCGCGGTCGACTTACCCGGGTTCGGACAATCCGAGCCGTTGCCCGCACCGGCCGAAATGGCCACCCACGCGCGCACGGTGCTCGATCTGCTCACCGAGCTCGGCATCGAATCAGCGACTATCTCAGGGCATTCCATGGGTGGTCTGGTCGCGATAGAAATGTTCAAAGCCGACCCGCAGCGCACGTCGAACCTGATTCTGGTCGACTCCGGCGGTGTGCCGATGTCTGAGCGACGCCTGGCAGCGATTCTCGTGGTGCTGCGGCTGTGCTCGGCGATCTTGCGACGACGCTTTGTTCGCCGGGCGCTGGCGAGCAAGGTGTGGGTTCGGCGGATAGCGCTTCGTGCGGCCTTCCGCGATCCCCGTGCCATGTCGCCGGAGCTGGCGGCCGTGTCCATGCCGGTATTCGGGGGCCCGGGTTCGGTCAACGCCATCCCTGCCGCCGCGCGCTCCGTGCACGCTACGGTGCCCGAATCGATCACCTGCCCGGTCCTCCTCGTATGGGGCGAGCACGACGTCGTTGTGCCTCCCGTGTCCGCGTACCAGATGCACGACAAGCTGCTCGACTGCGAACTCGCTGTTTTCTCCGGCTCAGGGCACAGCCCGATGGTCGAATTCCCCGACCAGTTCAACGATTTGACATTGAAGTTCCTGGCCGCACGAAAAAGTAGCGGCAGCCAGAGACACCAAGTTTCGTAA
- a CDS encoding aldehyde dehydrogenase family protein — translation MTTQTDLGVSDSLRGQGCIEVRCPADGRLVGTVPDMTSGRVHEVAQQLRAAQPAWEDLGPSGRAKHVLRLLDWVLDNEKRLLGLMQEETGKSWGDAQVETAVVVDTVNYFTKHAAEFLADRTVERSGAMALTKNLRVFHRPHQLVGVVTPWNGPLATPTIDGIPALMAGAAVMFKPSEVTPLTWAEVTRGWLEEIKGPPVLACVTGGGAAGAAVVDEVDMVQFTGSTATGRRIAARAGERLIPCGLELGGKDAMIVLDDADIDRATSGAVWGGLWNSGQICVSVERIYVQDKVYDEFVAKLTDKVAALRQGMDRDGSFETDIGAMATENQVRIVERHVADALQAGARALTGGRRGDGGTFFQPTVLTGVDHSMACMREETFGPTLPVMRVGDEDEAIRLANDSTYGLAASVFSGNKERADRVARRLETGAVNINSVLSATMLITLPMGGWKSSGVGGRNGGAAGLLKFCRQQAVVTERFNLKSEPHWYPYLPRMGRLQARLVRLTGAHDWRRRLGRRGKNREG, via the coding sequence ATGACGACGCAGACCGATTTGGGCGTGAGCGACTCGTTGCGCGGGCAAGGATGCATCGAAGTCCGCTGCCCTGCCGATGGGCGGCTGGTCGGCACCGTCCCCGACATGACGTCCGGGCGGGTGCACGAAGTCGCGCAGCAGCTGCGTGCCGCGCAACCGGCGTGGGAAGATTTGGGCCCTAGTGGCAGGGCCAAACATGTTCTGCGACTGCTGGACTGGGTGCTCGACAACGAGAAGCGGTTACTCGGCCTGATGCAGGAGGAGACGGGTAAGTCGTGGGGTGACGCCCAGGTCGAGACTGCCGTGGTGGTCGATACGGTCAACTATTTCACCAAGCACGCGGCGGAATTCCTCGCTGACCGCACCGTGGAGCGTTCGGGTGCGATGGCGCTGACCAAGAACTTGCGCGTCTTCCATCGCCCGCATCAGCTCGTGGGCGTTGTCACCCCCTGGAACGGCCCACTGGCCACCCCAACGATCGATGGCATTCCGGCGCTGATGGCCGGAGCGGCCGTCATGTTCAAGCCGTCCGAGGTGACGCCACTGACCTGGGCCGAGGTGACTCGCGGCTGGTTGGAGGAGATCAAGGGGCCCCCAGTGCTGGCGTGCGTGACGGGCGGTGGCGCCGCAGGAGCCGCGGTGGTCGACGAGGTGGACATGGTGCAGTTCACCGGGTCGACGGCCACCGGCCGGAGGATCGCCGCTCGAGCGGGGGAGCGGTTGATCCCGTGCGGTCTAGAGCTCGGCGGCAAGGACGCGATGATTGTCCTCGACGACGCCGATATCGACCGTGCGACTAGCGGCGCGGTGTGGGGTGGTCTGTGGAACTCCGGTCAGATCTGCGTGTCGGTTGAGCGCATCTATGTGCAGGACAAGGTCTACGACGAATTCGTGGCCAAGCTGACCGACAAAGTCGCGGCGCTGCGCCAGGGCATGGACCGCGATGGCAGCTTCGAAACCGACATCGGGGCGATGGCCACCGAGAACCAGGTGCGCATCGTCGAGCGGCACGTTGCCGATGCGCTGCAGGCCGGCGCTCGCGCCCTGACCGGCGGCAGGCGGGGCGACGGCGGCACGTTCTTCCAGCCCACGGTGCTGACGGGCGTGGACCATTCGATGGCATGTATGCGAGAGGAAACGTTCGGTCCGACGCTGCCGGTGATGCGGGTCGGGGACGAGGACGAGGCGATCCGGCTGGCCAACGACTCAACGTACGGGTTGGCCGCCAGTGTGTTCAGCGGGAACAAGGAACGGGCCGACCGGGTCGCGCGCCGGCTGGAAACCGGCGCGGTCAACATCAACAGCGTGCTGTCGGCGACCATGCTGATTACCTTGCCGATGGGCGGGTGGAAGTCATCGGGGGTTGGTGGTCGAAACGGCGGAGCCGCTGGACTTCTCAAGTTCTGCCGTCAGCAGGCGGTTGTGACCGAGCGATTCAATCTGAAATCCGAACCGCACTGGTACCCATATCTGCCGCGGATGGGCCGACTTCAGGCCCGGTTGGTGCGGCTCACCGGAGCGCACGATTGGCGGCGCCGGCTTGGCCGCCGGGGCAAGAATCGCGAGGGGTGA
- a CDS encoding MaoC/PaaZ C-terminal domain-containing protein, whose product MSLPRHEGRDLAAVPPHQTLYAEDLAVGDWMDLGHVEVSRDEIIEFASKFDPLPIHVDGTESPFGDVIASGMHTLSLFASLSSPKFMARLALIAGKGLDRLRLPNPVRPGSVLTGSLMVLEVKTGPRKADVHCRYEMVDQNGDLVMTMVGIQVVRRRHPATD is encoded by the coding sequence ATGAGCCTGCCGCGCCATGAGGGCCGCGATCTTGCGGCCGTGCCGCCCCATCAGACGCTGTACGCGGAAGATCTCGCTGTCGGCGACTGGATGGACCTAGGCCACGTCGAAGTGAGTCGCGACGAAATCATCGAATTCGCAAGCAAATTCGACCCGCTTCCGATCCACGTCGATGGAACCGAATCCCCGTTCGGGGACGTGATCGCCAGCGGAATGCACACCCTATCGCTGTTCGCCAGCCTCTCATCGCCCAAGTTCATGGCTCGGCTCGCGCTGATAGCAGGCAAGGGGCTCGATCGGTTACGACTGCCGAACCCGGTCCGTCCCGGCTCGGTGCTGACCGGATCGCTAATGGTGCTCGAGGTCAAGACGGGTCCCCGCAAAGCCGATGTGCACTGCCGTTACGAGATGGTGGACCAGAATGGCGACCTGGTCATGACGATGGTGGGCATCCAGGTCGTTCGTCGCCGTCATCCCGCAACAGACTGA